A stretch of Leptospira perdikensis DNA encodes these proteins:
- a CDS encoding ArsR/SmtB family transcription factor: MVELRKKEQILDRVFAALADHSRRQMLARLRKGSLSISELAEPFAMSFAGVAKHIEVLADAELIRKVRAPEDGRSFRLELQNQTLSEATNWIAYHQEFWTNKLARLEAFLEEKEHEPTNPKSRKKN, from the coding sequence ATGGTTGAATTAAGGAAAAAAGAACAAATTTTGGACCGAGTGTTTGCGGCTCTCGCAGACCATTCACGGAGACAAATGTTGGCCAGACTTCGTAAGGGTTCATTAAGCATTTCTGAACTTGCCGAACCTTTCGCTATGTCTTTTGCAGGAGTTGCCAAACATATTGAAGTACTTGCTGATGCAGAACTCATAAGAAAGGTAAGAGCCCCTGAGGATGGTCGCAGTTTTCGATTGGAATTACAGAATCAAACTCTTTCTGAAGCAACTAACTGGATCGCTTACCATCAAGAGTTTTGGACAAACAAACTTGCAAGGCTCGAAGCCTTTTTAGAGGAGAAAGAACATGAACCCACAAATCCTAAAAGTAGAAAAAAGAATTAA
- a CDS encoding MepB family protein, which yields MNRSFTAIDPIPPSLKIIKERIFDRLSLPITNIEFEEESSEYDACYIQTPDRKIRFRKAKITPKKIGQFVTLWKRSKRGPIEPFHVKDDIDFYIIATNNKTRIGCFLFTKQILGEKGILTNKREGKRGFRVYPAWDKPINKQGSTTQNWQLPFFVECTGTEGNLDLIVKLLEIHQKV from the coding sequence ATGAACCGTAGTTTTACTGCAATTGATCCGATTCCTCCTTCTTTAAAAATTATCAAAGAAAGAATATTTGATCGCCTCAGTTTACCTATCACAAATATCGAATTTGAAGAAGAAAGTTCTGAGTATGACGCTTGTTATATTCAAACTCCCGATAGAAAAATACGATTTCGAAAAGCAAAAATTACTCCTAAAAAAATTGGACAATTTGTAACTTTATGGAAACGAAGTAAACGAGGCCCAATAGAACCTTTTCACGTTAAAGATGATATCGATTTTTATATTATCGCAACCAATAACAAAACTCGAATAGGTTGTTTTTTATTCACAAAACAAATTTTAGGTGAAAAAGGAATTCTAACGAACAAAAGAGAAGGAAAACGAGGATTTCGCGTTTATCCTGCTTGGGACAAACCAATCAACAAACAAGGATCCACAACGCAAAACTGGCAACTCCCTTTCTTTGTAGAATGCACCGGAACCGAAGGGAATTTGGATTTGATTGTTAAACTTTTAGAGATTCATCAGAAGGTGTAA
- a CDS encoding adenylate/guanylate cyclase domain-containing protein: protein MWTNTLNIGITKDLDEKDAKFIRLTNALAIIVGIWLFSIIPSLLPYYPSSQFIIYNSLLFPVLWLFVLYCNHKGWYTFAKLFFSYTTMACVVFNSLQAGRESDNHLFLLLISVMAFYTYPPRQLKYISRVSLSALILFVAVEVYLTNKGPIIQAPPEFFQLGRLITLVAFCILVYIVTLFNYKTLHKAQDMLEIEHQKSESLLLNILPPVIADRLKSKTEIIADKTNEATILFADIVDFTVLSQTMEPEKIVSLLNDIFSEFDTIIKSHNLEKIKTIGDAYMVASGIPEPREDHCEAVALCAIDMLSSIKNGISDDSKNFKIRIGIHTGPVVAGVIGKSKFIYDLWGDSVNTASRMESHGAEGKIHVSKEVYKKLKSKFSFEEKREIQVKGKGMMETYFLIQKI, encoded by the coding sequence ATGTGGACAAATACCCTAAACATTGGTATTACAAAAGATCTAGATGAAAAGGATGCAAAATTCATACGTTTGACCAATGCTCTGGCCATCATTGTTGGTATTTGGTTATTCTCTATTATTCCTTCTCTTCTACCCTACTACCCTTCCAGCCAATTCATTATTTATAATTCTCTACTCTTTCCTGTGCTTTGGTTGTTTGTTTTATATTGTAACCATAAAGGTTGGTATACATTTGCAAAATTATTTTTTTCCTACACAACTATGGCCTGCGTCGTTTTCAATTCCTTACAAGCAGGGAGAGAATCGGACAATCATTTATTTTTACTTTTAATCAGTGTTATGGCATTTTATACTTACCCTCCAAGGCAGCTTAAGTATATTTCACGTGTATCTTTATCGGCACTGATTCTGTTTGTCGCTGTGGAAGTATATTTAACAAATAAAGGTCCCATCATCCAAGCACCACCAGAATTCTTTCAGCTTGGAAGGCTAATTACACTCGTTGCATTTTGTATATTGGTTTATATCGTTACTCTATTTAATTACAAAACATTACATAAAGCACAAGACATGCTTGAAATAGAACATCAAAAATCAGAAAGCCTTCTTCTGAATATCCTCCCACCTGTCATTGCAGACCGACTCAAATCAAAAACTGAAATCATTGCAGATAAAACTAACGAAGCAACCATACTTTTTGCTGATATCGTAGACTTTACTGTCTTATCACAAACTATGGAACCGGAAAAAATTGTTTCTCTTTTAAACGATATTTTTTCCGAATTTGACACAATCATCAAATCCCACAATTTAGAAAAAATCAAAACTATCGGTGATGCATATATGGTAGCTTCAGGAATCCCTGAACCCAGAGAAGATCATTGTGAAGCGGTAGCATTATGCGCAATTGACATGTTATCATCTATTAAAAATGGAATCTCTGATGATTCAAAAAACTTTAAAATCAGAATTGGAATCCATACTGGCCCAGTTGTTGCCGGCGTAATTGGTAAAAGTAAGTTTATTTATGATTTATGGGGTGATAGTGTAAATACAGCCAGTCGTATGGAATCCCATGGGGCTGAAGGAAAGATCCATGTTTCCAAAGAAGTTTACAAAAAACTAAAATCCAAATTTTCATTTGAAGAGAAACGAGAAATTCAAGTGAAAGGAAAAGGTATGATGGAAACCTACTTCCTAATTCAAAAAATCTAA
- a CDS encoding SRPBCC family protein: MNGIYHKVGIRAESNAVINALTTKAGLANWWTNEVEGSFTSGVSAVGESIQFGFGHGNAFEMKVQESDPKRVLCECVSGPEDWVGSHIDFQLNSGKAPDGSKMTIIYFRHKDWKKESEFTAHCSMKWATFLLSLKSLVEVGVGRPAPGDIKIDDMN, translated from the coding sequence ATGAACGGGATATACCACAAAGTAGGAATTAGGGCTGAATCAAATGCAGTGATCAATGCGCTGACAACAAAAGCGGGATTAGCCAATTGGTGGACGAATGAGGTCGAAGGAAGTTTTACTTCGGGTGTTTCAGCAGTGGGTGAATCGATTCAGTTTGGATTTGGGCATGGAAATGCTTTTGAGATGAAAGTACAAGAATCAGATCCCAAACGAGTGTTATGTGAATGTGTTTCTGGTCCAGAAGATTGGGTAGGTTCTCATATAGACTTTCAGCTGAATTCAGGAAAGGCACCTGATGGTAGTAAAATGACAATCATTTATTTCCGACACAAAGATTGGAAAAAGGAATCTGAATTCACAGCTCACTGTAGTATGAAATGGGCCACTTTTCTACTCAGTTTGAAGAGTCTTGTCGAAGTGGGAGTTGGACGACCGGCACCTGGTGATATTAAAATTGACGATATGAATTGA
- a CDS encoding SRPBCC family protein, translated as MNPQILKVEKRINADPLRIFQAWLNSEDFAQWFLSGEGIGIESVHMDPRPGGKFIINMTMDGKIFPHEGEYITIDSPNKLVFTWRSHATENQDTLVTVTFVKITDTTVVTSSKQKPQTLVTLTHEQLINDIQIKMHNHGWTSILESLSQWID; from the coding sequence ATGAACCCACAAATCCTAAAAGTAGAAAAAAGAATTAATGCAGATCCACTCCGAATTTTCCAGGCCTGGTTGAACTCTGAAGATTTTGCCCAGTGGTTTTTGTCAGGTGAAGGTATTGGGATCGAGTCTGTTCATATGGATCCGAGACCTGGGGGAAAATTCATTATTAATATGACAATGGATGGGAAAATATTTCCGCATGAAGGTGAATATATTACCATCGATTCGCCAAATAAACTTGTATTTACTTGGCGTTCTCATGCTACAGAAAATCAAGATACACTTGTTACTGTAACATTTGTAAAAATAACAGATACAACTGTTGTTACCAGTTCGAAACAAAAGCCACAAACGTTGGTAACTTTGACCCACGAACAGCTAATCAACGACATACAAATTAAAATGCATAATCATGGTTGGACAAGTATTCTTGAAAGTTTGAGCCAATGGATTGATTAG
- a CDS encoding class I SAM-dependent methyltransferase has product MNDAWTKRWDERYSKEEFAYGESPNLYLKEQLDKLKAGSILFPAEGEGRNAVYAAKIGWKSFAFDISIEGQKKAKQLAEKNKVSVDYQIGGIESINYQPNQFDAIALIYAHFPAAIKSKYHKALDHLLKPNGYIIFEAFSKRHIDYLQRDEKMGGPKEIDMLYSIEEIQSDFANYHTIELKETEIQLKEGAFHNGTGSVIRFVGQKK; this is encoded by the coding sequence ATGAACGATGCCTGGACCAAAAGATGGGATGAACGATACAGTAAAGAAGAGTTTGCTTATGGCGAATCGCCAAATCTGTATTTAAAGGAACAACTCGACAAACTCAAAGCAGGTAGTATTCTTTTTCCCGCAGAGGGAGAAGGAAGAAATGCGGTGTATGCAGCAAAAATCGGATGGAAAAGTTTTGCATTTGATATCAGTATAGAAGGGCAAAAAAAAGCAAAACAACTAGCAGAAAAAAATAAAGTATCGGTTGATTATCAAATAGGTGGAATCGAATCTATAAACTACCAACCGAACCAATTTGATGCCATTGCACTTATCTATGCACATTTTCCTGCTGCAATCAAATCAAAATACCATAAGGCTTTAGATCATTTACTCAAACCCAATGGGTATATAATCTTTGAAGCATTTAGCAAACGGCATATTGACTATCTGCAAAGAGATGAGAAGATGGGAGGTCCAAAAGAAATTGATATGTTATATTCTATTGAAGAAATTCAAAGCGACTTCGCAAACTATCATACGATAGAACTAAAAGAAACGGAAATTCAGCTGAAAGAAGGTGCGTTTCATAATGGAACAGGTTCCGTCATTCGATTTGTAGGCCAAAAGAAATAA
- a CDS encoding DMT family transporter: protein MNWILLFIAGLFEVMFAACLGKAKETTGNEAYLWYFGFFVSLTISMLLLIKVTQVLPIGTSYAIWTGIGAVGTVLIGIFLFKEPADFWRIFFLSTLILSIVGLKSVSH from the coding sequence ATGAACTGGATTTTACTTTTTATAGCCGGTCTTTTTGAAGTAATGTTTGCTGCTTGTTTAGGAAAAGCAAAGGAAACGACAGGGAATGAAGCATATTTATGGTACTTCGGATTTTTTGTATCCTTAACCATTAGTATGTTATTACTTATTAAAGTAACACAAGTTTTACCAATCGGCACAAGTTATGCGATTTGGACAGGAATTGGTGCCGTGGGAACTGTTCTTATCGGGATCTTTTTATTTAAAGAACCAGCCGATTTCTGGAGAATATTTTTCCTTTCCACACTCATCCTTTCGATTGTCGGATTAAAGTCAGTTTCTCACTAA
- a CDS encoding SOS response-associated peptidase family protein produces MNGLAVKPNSLFWYIKNLEDKIVISPGIWGTKQPWANRLITTTQSEHIFTSTFWKNYSTNRCLIPVLSYFEWQTQLNGEKHKFKIEFKDKDSYFGGIWGLYPDNTTWVTIVTQVANKRTAEIHNFGPNKHRQPIVIGKENQDRWLDPKTNSESEVNHLITQFQPEDIITEDLDYEQTLFG; encoded by the coding sequence ATGAATGGGTTAGCAGTAAAACCGAATAGTCTATTTTGGTATATTAAAAATCTTGAAGACAAAATAGTAATTTCTCCTGGTATTTGGGGAACAAAACAACCTTGGGCTAATCGTCTTATTACGACAACCCAATCGGAACATATATTTACTTCTACCTTTTGGAAAAATTATTCAACAAATCGATGTTTAATTCCAGTATTATCATACTTCGAATGGCAAACCCAACTCAATGGAGAAAAACATAAATTCAAAATTGAATTTAAAGATAAAGATTCCTACTTTGGTGGAATTTGGGGTTTGTATCCTGACAATACAACCTGGGTTACAATCGTAACACAAGTTGCAAACAAAAGAACGGCAGAAATCCATAACTTCGGTCCCAACAAACATAGACAACCTATAGTCATTGGAAAGGAGAATCAAGATCGTTGGCTTGATCCGAAAACCAATTCGGAATCAGAAGTGAATCACCTCATCACCCAATTCCAACCAGAGGATATCATTACAGAAGATCTCGATTACGAACAAACATTATTCGGTTAA